One window of Streptococcus suis genomic DNA carries:
- the pfkA gene encoding 6-phosphofructokinase, producing the protein MKRIGVLTSGGDAPGMNAAIRAVVRQAISEGMEVYGINEGYAGMVAGDIHELSARSVGDIISRGGTFLGSARYPEFAQLEGQLKGIEQLKKHGIEGVVVIGGDGSYHGAMRLTEHGFPAIGLPGTIDNDIVGTDFTIGFDTAVTTAMDAIDKIRDTSSSHRRTFVIEVMGRHAGDIALWSGIASGADVIVVPEEEFDIKDIVARIKAGYDNGKKHSIIVLAEGVMPAAQFAEELKAAGDTSDLRVTELGHIQRGGSPTARDRVLASRMGAHAVKLLKEGRGGLAVGIRNEQMVENPILGTNEEGALFSLTAEGKIVVNNPHKADLDMAELNRNLSI; encoded by the coding sequence ATGAAGCGTATTGGTGTTTTGACCAGTGGTGGTGACGCACCTGGTATGAATGCTGCCATTCGTGCAGTTGTTCGCCAAGCAATCTCAGAAGGAATGGAAGTATACGGTATCAATGAGGGCTATGCTGGAATGGTTGCCGGAGATATCCATGAATTGTCTGCACGCTCAGTAGGAGATATCATTTCTCGTGGTGGTACCTTCCTCGGTTCAGCTCGTTATCCTGAATTTGCCCAATTGGAAGGTCAATTAAAAGGGATTGAACAGCTGAAAAAACATGGTATTGAAGGCGTTGTTGTTATCGGTGGTGACGGTTCTTACCACGGTGCGATGCGTCTGACAGAGCATGGTTTCCCAGCAATTGGTTTGCCAGGAACAATCGATAATGATATCGTAGGAACAGACTTTACCATCGGTTTTGATACAGCTGTGACTACAGCTATGGATGCCATTGATAAGATTCGTGATACATCTTCTAGTCACCGTCGTACCTTTGTGATCGAAGTAATGGGTCGCCATGCAGGTGACATTGCCCTTTGGTCAGGTATCGCATCAGGTGCGGACGTTATCGTTGTGCCGGAAGAAGAGTTTGACATCAAGGATATTGTTGCTCGCATCAAGGCAGGTTATGACAATGGTAAGAAACATAGCATTATTGTCTTGGCAGAAGGTGTTATGCCAGCAGCTCAATTTGCTGAAGAATTGAAAGCAGCTGGTGACACAAGTGACCTTCGTGTGACTGAACTTGGTCACATCCAACGTGGTGGTTCACCAACAGCTCGTGACCGCGTTCTTGCGTCACGTATGGGTGCTCACGCTGTTAAATTGCTCAAAGAAGGCCGTGGTGGACTTGCTGTCGGTATCCGCAATGAGCAAATGGTGGAAAACCCAATCCTTGGTACTAACGAAGAAGGTGCCTTGTTTAGCCTCACTGCTGAAGGTAAGATTGTCGTTAACAATCCGCACAAAGCAGACCTTGACATGGCTGAGTTGAACCGTAACTTGTCTATCTAA
- a CDS encoding FAD-binding oxidoreductase, which produces MKKHIIIIGGGIVGSTAAFYLSQDSNIDLTLIDHGVGTATRAAAGIICPWMAQKKNKDWYRLTSQGAVFYRQLVADLESAGAKDIPFKQTGTIGLKSKPELLEKIKKIAEDRRLDTPTIGDITTLEGQEVSNYLPPLKPDFYGIHLEGGGRIDGGKLIDLLQEKFLENGGALLQGQARLIDEGTVQLDGRELTADHIILATGSWLPDMLEPLGYQVDVRPQKGQLLELDTDFDTSDWPVCMPYGQIDILPFENGKIIVGATHEDNMGYDLTLDPEKIQTMHEKSAEFMPDLANYPVVRTRIGTRAYTSNYAPFYGTVPEMDNIWVASGLGSSGLTNGPFIGWQIAKEILGKDTNFDRSPYEPANYIKR; this is translated from the coding sequence ATGAAGAAACATATCATCATTATTGGTGGAGGCATTGTTGGTTCAACCGCTGCCTTCTACCTTTCTCAAGATAGCAATATTGACCTGACACTGATTGACCACGGTGTTGGTACAGCTACCCGTGCTGCTGCTGGCATTATCTGCCCCTGGATGGCCCAGAAGAAAAACAAGGACTGGTACCGCCTGACCTCGCAAGGTGCTGTCTTCTACCGCCAGTTGGTAGCTGATTTGGAAAGTGCAGGAGCCAAGGACATCCCCTTCAAGCAAACTGGAACCATTGGCCTCAAAAGCAAGCCCGAACTCCTGGAAAAAATCAAGAAAATCGCAGAAGACCGCAGGCTAGACACCCCTACCATTGGAGACATCACTACTCTTGAAGGACAAGAAGTCAGCAACTATCTACCACCACTCAAGCCTGATTTCTACGGTATCCACCTGGAAGGCGGCGGCCGTATCGACGGTGGAAAACTGATTGACTTGTTACAGGAAAAGTTTTTGGAAAATGGCGGAGCTCTATTGCAGGGACAGGCTAGACTGATAGATGAAGGAACTGTTCAGCTGGATGGGCGAGAACTAACTGCCGACCACATTATCCTAGCGACCGGATCCTGGTTGCCAGATATGCTGGAACCTCTCGGCTATCAGGTAGATGTCCGTCCACAAAAAGGTCAGCTTCTGGAATTGGATACAGATTTTGATACCAGCGACTGGCCAGTCTGCATGCCCTATGGTCAAATTGACATCCTGCCGTTTGAGAATGGAAAAATCATTGTCGGGGCCACCCATGAGGATAATATGGGCTATGATTTGACCCTTGACCCTGAAAAAATCCAAACCATGCATGAAAAATCTGCGGAATTTATGCCTGATTTGGCCAACTACCCTGTGGTCCGTACTCGTATTGGTACCAGGGCCTATACTTCCAACTACGCACCATTTTACGGAACTGTTCCTGAAATGGACAATATCTGGGTGGCCAGTGGTCTGGGCTCTTCTGGCCTGACTAATGGCCCCTTTATCGGCTGGCAAATTGCCAAAGAAATTCTGGGCAAGGATACGAATTTTGACAGAAGTCCTTATGAGCCTGCCAATTATATTAAAAGATAA
- the pyk gene encoding pyruvate kinase: protein MNKRVKIVATLGPAVEFRGGKKFGESGYWGEQLDVEASAEKIAQLITEGANVFRFNFSHGDHAEQGARMATVRRAEEIACKKVGFLLDTKGPEIRTELFESGEGEYAYKTGDQLRVATKQGIKSTQEVIALNVAGGLDIFDDVEVGKQILVDDGKLGLTVIAKDEEKREFIVGVENDGVIAKQKGVNIPYTKIPFPALAERDDADIRFGLEQGLNFIAISFVRTAQDVESVRAILKETGNEHVQLFSKIENQQGIDNIDEIIEASDGIMIARGDMGIEVPFEMVPVYQKMIIKKVNAAGKAVITATNMLETMTDKPRATRSEISDVFNAVIDGTDATMLSGESANGKYPVESVRTMATVNKNAQTLLNEYGRLNSDTFNRSSKTEVVASAVKDACHSMDIKLVVTVSETGYTARAISKYRPDADILAITFTEKVQKSLMLNWGVIPVVTDRPNSTDDMFDLAERIAKEEGLVVAGDNIVIVAGVPVGVAGSTNTMRVRTVQ, encoded by the coding sequence ATGAACAAACGTGTTAAAATCGTTGCAACCCTTGGTCCTGCGGTAGAATTCCGCGGTGGTAAGAAATTCGGTGAGTCAGGTTACTGGGGTGAGCAGTTGGATGTTGAAGCATCAGCTGAAAAAATCGCTCAATTGATTACTGAAGGTGCTAACGTTTTCCGTTTCAACTTCTCACATGGTGACCATGCTGAGCAAGGTGCACGTATGGCAACTGTACGTCGCGCAGAAGAAATCGCTTGCAAAAAAGTAGGTTTCTTGCTTGATACAAAAGGTCCTGAAATCCGTACTGAATTGTTCGAATCAGGCGAAGGTGAGTACGCTTATAAGACTGGTGACCAATTGCGTGTTGCTACAAAACAAGGTATCAAGTCAACTCAAGAAGTGATTGCCTTGAACGTTGCTGGTGGCCTAGACATCTTCGATGACGTTGAAGTTGGTAAGCAAATTCTTGTTGACGATGGTAAACTAGGTTTGACTGTTATTGCCAAAGATGAAGAAAAACGTGAATTTATCGTTGGTGTTGAGAACGATGGCGTTATTGCTAAGCAAAAAGGTGTAAACATTCCTTACACTAAGATTCCTTTCCCAGCGCTTGCTGAGCGTGACGATGCGGATATCCGTTTCGGTTTGGAACAAGGTCTTAACTTCATCGCTATCTCATTCGTTCGTACTGCACAAGACGTTGAGTCAGTTCGTGCTATCTTGAAAGAGACTGGTAACGAACACGTACAACTCTTCTCCAAAATCGAAAACCAACAAGGTATCGACAATATTGATGAAATCATCGAAGCTTCAGATGGTATCATGATTGCACGTGGTGACATGGGTATCGAAGTACCATTTGAAATGGTTCCAGTTTACCAAAAAATGATTATCAAGAAAGTCAATGCAGCTGGTAAAGCAGTTATCACAGCTACAAACATGTTGGAAACAATGACTGACAAGCCACGTGCAACTCGTTCAGAAATCTCTGACGTCTTCAACGCTGTTATCGACGGTACAGATGCTACTATGCTTTCAGGTGAGTCAGCTAACGGTAAATACCCAGTTGAATCAGTTCGCACTATGGCAACTGTTAACAAAAATGCACAAACTCTTCTTAACGAGTACGGTCGTTTGAACTCTGACACTTTCAACCGTTCATCTAAAACTGAGGTTGTGGCATCTGCGGTTAAAGATGCTTGCCACTCAATGGATATCAAGTTGGTCGTAACAGTTTCAGAAACTGGTTACACTGCGCGTGCTATCTCTAAATACCGTCCAGATGCAGACATCTTGGCAATTACTTTCACTGAGAAAGTTCAAAAATCATTGATGCTTAACTGGGGTGTCATCCCAGTTGTGACAGATCGTCCAAATTCAACAGACGATATGTTCGACTTGGCTGAGCGTATTGCTAAGGAAGAAGGACTTGTTGTTGCAGGTGATAACATTGTAATCGTTGCTGGTGTACCAGTAGGTGTAGCAGGTTCTACAAACACAATGCGTGTGCGCACCGTACAATAA
- a CDS encoding GDSL-type esterase/lipase family protein, producing MSDIMYPEVLTLGSGAVKVATVGDSLTYGYGLDNREKDAYPSILAEKLGHHYQVSNFGLSGRSLQSTADFPYFKEENAQLSLESEADIVIIMIGSNDSRGPYWNKEGFQQEYKEMAERYMNLPSQPDVYLVIPPFVPTSRFGLNNQIIEEELQAIILQIGQELGLPVINLYPITKGKMEYYSDGLHLSPLGNQVIAQEIYRHLQG from the coding sequence GTGTCTGATATTATGTATCCAGAGGTTCTGACGCTTGGGAGCGGAGCCGTCAAAGTAGCAACAGTGGGAGACAGTCTGACCTATGGTTATGGGCTGGACAATCGTGAAAAGGATGCTTATCCGTCTATTTTGGCTGAAAAATTGGGTCACCACTACCAGGTGTCCAACTTCGGTCTTAGCGGCCGTTCCCTCCAATCGACAGCAGATTTTCCCTATTTCAAGGAAGAAAATGCCCAACTGTCCTTGGAGAGCGAGGCTGACATCGTCATCATCATGATTGGTAGCAATGATAGCCGGGGACCTTACTGGAACAAGGAAGGCTTTCAGCAAGAGTATAAGGAAATGGCAGAGCGTTATATGAATTTGCCCAGCCAGCCAGACGTCTACCTGGTTATCCCGCCTTTCGTGCCAACCAGCCGCTTCGGCCTCAATAACCAGATTATCGAGGAAGAGTTGCAGGCTATCATTCTTCAAATCGGTCAGGAGCTGGGCCTTCCTGTCATCAATCTCTATCCCATAACCAAGGGGAAAATGGAGTACTATAGCGACGGCCTTCATCTCAGTCCGCTGGGCAATCAGGTCATTGCCCAGGAAATTTATCGTCACCTCCAAGGGTAA
- the lepB gene encoding signal peptidase I, with product MVKRDLFRQLLLLVLLILGIIGLRVWLFEPVRITSTMANDYIKRNDVIIALKNTELKHGEFVLYEHEGKEYVSRIIALEEETATYLDNVLYRNQKIVREDYLELIPEQEYYTEDLTIEALTGGEFQVIPKGKILVLNDNRMDRNDSRSFGLIDQSDIIGRLSFRISPLSEFGFIETGLTQ from the coding sequence ATGGTAAAGAGAGACCTTTTTCGCCAACTCTTATTGTTGGTATTGCTGATTTTAGGAATTATTGGGCTGAGGGTATGGTTGTTTGAACCAGTACGTATTACTTCAACCATGGCCAATGACTACATTAAGCGAAATGATGTCATTATCGCCCTAAAGAATACAGAACTCAAGCATGGGGAATTTGTCCTATACGAACACGAGGGCAAGGAATATGTTAGCAGGATTATCGCCCTCGAAGAGGAAACAGCGACCTACCTAGATAATGTTCTCTACCGCAACCAAAAGATTGTGCGTGAGGATTATTTGGAGCTTATCCCGGAGCAGGAGTATTATACGGAAGACTTGACGATTGAAGCCCTAACAGGCGGGGAGTTTCAGGTTATTCCCAAAGGTAAGATTCTGGTCTTAAATGATAATCGAATGGACCGGAATGACAGCCGAAGCTTTGGTTTGATTGATCAGAGTGACATTATAGGGCGCTTGAGCTTTAGAATCAGCCCCTTGTCTGAATTTGGCTTTATTGAAACAGGACTAACCCAATAG
- a CDS encoding ABC transporter permease: MFKKLVKYEFQSVGKWYFGIYAGTLALATVLAFWVQAISSRSDQPEIAEGIFVGSAFMIFGILVAALFLSTFLMIINRFRKNVYGREGYLTMTLPVTEHQIILSKLFASLVWYLLSVVTAVLSIGIVMTVLLINTGEVLPELQVVLEQINVASLATYLIDSFIGAITWILLIYFSVSVGQLFKDHRLLFAIITYIGITTVVGILTNLLYFNNLEGMVGSSLSLYPNPVMVLINIILAFAYYFGTHYIMTKKLNLQ; encoded by the coding sequence ATGTTTAAGAAATTGGTAAAATACGAATTCCAATCTGTGGGCAAGTGGTACTTCGGCATCTATGCCGGAACCCTAGCTTTAGCCACTGTGCTTGCTTTTTGGGTACAAGCCATATCCAGCCGTTCTGATCAGCCTGAAATAGCTGAAGGGATTTTCGTGGGATCCGCCTTCATGATTTTCGGTATCCTAGTAGCAGCCCTCTTCCTCTCAACCTTCCTTATGATTATCAATCGTTTCCGGAAAAATGTCTATGGTAGAGAGGGCTATTTGACCATGACCCTACCTGTCACTGAGCACCAAATCATCCTCAGCAAGCTCTTCGCCTCTCTAGTTTGGTATCTCTTGTCTGTTGTTACAGCCGTTCTTTCCATTGGTATCGTCATGACAGTCCTCCTGATAAACACCGGCGAGGTTCTTCCAGAGCTACAAGTTGTTCTGGAACAGATAAATGTGGCATCACTAGCTACCTACTTGATTGACAGTTTTATCGGTGCCATTACTTGGATTCTGCTTATCTATTTTTCAGTTTCTGTCGGTCAACTCTTCAAGGACCACCGTCTCCTGTTCGCGATTATCACCTATATCGGCATTACAACCGTGGTCGGCATTTTGACGAATCTGCTGTATTTCAATAATCTGGAAGGAATGGTCGGTTCATCCTTATCACTCTATCCAAACCCAGTAATGGTCCTAATCAACATTATATTGGCCTTCGCCTACTACTTTGGTACCCATTACATCATGACCAAGAAATTGAACCTGCAATAA
- a CDS encoding GntR family transcriptional regulator, whose translation MAWKFDNNMPIYIQITNTIKLQIVTNQLKPGDKLPTVRDLAEIAGVNPNTVQRALSDLEAEGFVYSVRTTGRYVTDNQELITQTRLHLAQKELENFVNNMLDLGFSQDELTERLDDYLKGISYE comes from the coding sequence ATGGCTTGGAAATTTGATAACAATATGCCCATCTATATCCAAATCACCAATACAATTAAATTACAAATTGTAACCAATCAATTAAAACCTGGAGATAAGTTGCCAACCGTGCGGGACCTGGCTGAAATTGCCGGTGTCAACCCAAACACGGTCCAGCGGGCCCTGTCCGACTTGGAGGCAGAAGGTTTTGTCTACTCCGTCCGCACAACAGGCCGCTATGTGACAGACAACCAGGAACTGATTACTCAGACCCGCCTCCACCTGGCGCAAAAGGAATTGGAAAACTTTGTCAACAATATGCTGGACCTCGGTTTTAGCCAGGACGAATTGACCGAACGATTGGATGATTATTTGAAAGGAATTAGCTATGAATAA
- a CDS encoding ABC transporter ATP-binding protein, whose amino-acid sequence MNNPYTLVELQQVSKSYGGAVALNNVNLKLGAGKIIGLLGPNGSGKTTLIKLLNGLLQPEYGQILINGRTPSPETKAIVSYLPDTTYLNEHMKVSDALTFFTDFYADFDKERAIHLLQDLGIDLNARMKHLSKGNKEKVQLILVMSRQAQLYVLDEPIGGVDPAARDYILTTIVNNYSPTSSVIISTHLISDVEQILDEVIFLHYGSVIRQGNVDDLRIETGESIDQLFRQDFKA is encoded by the coding sequence ATGAATAACCCATATACTTTAGTCGAACTGCAACAAGTTTCAAAATCTTATGGCGGAGCTGTTGCCCTCAACAATGTCAACCTGAAATTAGGCGCTGGAAAAATCATCGGTCTCTTGGGTCCAAACGGTTCTGGTAAGACCACTCTCATCAAGCTCTTAAACGGTTTGCTCCAACCTGAATATGGCCAAATCCTTATCAACGGCCGCACTCCTTCACCAGAGACCAAGGCTATCGTGTCCTATCTGCCAGATACGACCTATCTGAACGAACATATGAAGGTTTCAGATGCCCTCACATTCTTCACGGATTTTTACGCAGATTTTGACAAGGAACGGGCCATCCATCTCTTGCAGGACCTAGGAATTGACCTCAACGCCCGCATGAAACACCTGTCAAAAGGAAACAAGGAAAAGGTGCAGTTGATTTTGGTCATGAGCCGCCAGGCCCAGCTCTATGTCTTGGATGAGCCAATCGGTGGTGTAGACCCTGCAGCCCGCGACTACATCCTCACAACTATTGTCAACAACTATTCGCCTACTTCTTCTGTCATCATCTCTACCCACTTGATTTCAGATGTAGAGCAAATTTTGGATGAGGTCATCTTTCTTCATTATGGAAGTGTTATTCGTCAAGGAAATGTCGACGATTTGCGGATTGAAACGGGTGAGTCTATCGATCAACTCTTCCGTCAGGATTTCAAAGCTTAG
- a CDS encoding DNA polymerase III subunit alpha, whose amino-acid sequence MLAQLDTKTVYTFMDSMVTIDRYVQQAKELGYRTIGMMDRDNLYAAYSFMESCQLVGLQPVIGCECDWDLAGYEHPIATKLVALSTTGYRNLLKISTAKMLGQDDFESIRQYLQDVALILPYFPGIDQLDLGLDFYIGVGLETPVQEFTQPILPLYPVRLFEREQAQALQVLRAIRDNVQLNQVPDLEPGQVLLSADSLKDLFSSRFPQAVVNLEKLVQGISYDLDKSLKLPRFNRQRSAVEELREQAEAGLREKGLFEPDYQERLDRELAVIHKMGFDDYFLIVWDLLRFGRSQGYYMGMGRGSAVGSLVAYALNITGIDPVKHNLLFERFLNEERYSMPDIDIDIPDIHRPDFIHYVRDRYGSTHAAQIVTYSTFGAKQAIRDVFKRFGTPEYELTNITRKISFKDSLASAYQRNASFRQLINSKIEYQKAFAIAQQIEGQPRQTSIHAAGVVMSDEELTDTIPLKMGEDMLITQYDAHAVEANGLLKMDFLGLRNLTFVQKMAQAVADKYGKTIDIAGIDLEDSPTLALFAAGKTKGIFQFEQPGAINLLQRVKPNRFEDVVATTSLNRPGASDYIDNFVKRKQGQEEIDLLDSSIANILRPTYGIMLYQEQVMQIAQVYAGFTLGKADLLRRAMSKKKAEEMQAMEAAFLAGALANGHEETKAKKIFAMMAKFAGYGFNRSHAYAYSALAFQMAYFKTHYPDIFFDVMLNFSSSTYITDALQFDFQVARLSMNTIPYYDKFDKSKIYLGLKNIKGLPKDFSLWLIENRPYKSVEDFILKLPAQYKKKDLLTPLIHIGLFDEFESNRKKIVENLDNLFVFADAFGSFFAEETYSWLQSDDFNGSEKYQLEQAVLGIGISPHPLIKLRQETQRPVTDLGDLVAGNRVTILIQVQSIRRIRTKKSGQPMAFLQVTDMKDKSEVTVFPELYQQTGQFLKEGDILYVTGKVQEREGQLQLVADKLEIVSLEKLWILLENREHDHAVARILAKYKGSIPVVLHYQDSNQTIQVDQFQVMKTPQLEQELAEFAMKTVFR is encoded by the coding sequence ATGCTAGCACAATTAGATACCAAAACCGTCTATACCTTTATGGATAGCATGGTCACCATTGACCGCTATGTCCAGCAGGCCAAAGAGCTGGGCTATCGGACCATTGGGATGATGGATAGGGATAATCTCTATGCAGCCTACAGTTTTATGGAAAGCTGTCAATTAGTTGGTCTACAGCCTGTCATTGGTTGTGAGTGCGATTGGGATTTGGCTGGCTATGAGCATCCAATTGCCACGAAATTAGTAGCCCTGTCTACGACTGGCTATCGCAATCTCCTTAAGATATCAACAGCTAAGATGCTGGGACAGGATGATTTTGAGAGCATTCGTCAGTATCTGCAAGATGTGGCCCTTATCCTGCCTTATTTTCCAGGAATTGACCAGTTAGACCTGGGGCTGGATTTTTATATTGGCGTAGGCCTGGAAACACCTGTCCAAGAGTTTACACAACCTATCTTGCCTCTCTATCCCGTTCGTTTGTTTGAGCGAGAGCAGGCTCAGGCCCTCCAGGTGCTGAGGGCAATTCGGGATAATGTCCAGCTCAACCAAGTCCCTGACTTGGAGCCAGGCCAGGTCCTTTTATCGGCAGATAGTCTGAAAGACTTGTTTAGCAGCCGCTTTCCACAGGCAGTGGTCAATCTGGAAAAACTGGTTCAAGGTATTTCCTATGATTTGGACAAAAGTCTCAAATTACCACGTTTCAACAGACAACGGTCGGCAGTAGAAGAACTCCGCGAGCAGGCTGAGGCAGGCTTGCGAGAAAAAGGCTTATTTGAGCCGGATTATCAAGAGCGATTGGATAGGGAATTGGCTGTCATTCACAAGATGGGCTTTGATGACTATTTCCTTATCGTCTGGGACCTCTTGCGCTTTGGACGTAGCCAGGGCTACTATATGGGAATGGGACGGGGGTCTGCAGTAGGGAGCTTGGTGGCCTATGCTCTCAATATCACAGGCATTGACCCGGTCAAGCACAATCTGCTCTTCGAACGGTTCCTAAATGAAGAACGCTATTCCATGCCGGATATTGATATCGATATTCCGGATATTCATCGACCAGACTTTATCCACTATGTTCGTGACCGTTATGGCTCGACCCATGCTGCCCAAATTGTGACCTATTCGACCTTTGGTGCCAAGCAGGCTATAAGGGATGTTTTCAAACGCTTTGGCACGCCCGAATACGAGTTGACCAACATTACCCGCAAGATTTCTTTTAAAGACAGTCTTGCATCAGCCTATCAGCGCAATGCTTCCTTCCGCCAGCTCATCAACAGTAAAATAGAGTACCAGAAGGCCTTTGCTATTGCCCAGCAGATTGAAGGGCAGCCTCGCCAGACCTCTATCCATGCAGCCGGTGTCGTTATGAGTGATGAAGAGCTGACGGATACTATTCCCCTAAAAATGGGTGAGGACATGCTGATTACCCAGTATGACGCCCATGCTGTCGAGGCCAATGGTCTGTTGAAAATGGACTTCTTGGGCCTGCGTAACCTGACCTTTGTCCAAAAAATGGCCCAAGCTGTGGCTGATAAATATGGGAAAACTATTGATATTGCCGGTATTGACCTGGAAGATTCGCCTACCTTGGCGCTCTTTGCTGCTGGCAAAACCAAGGGAATCTTCCAGTTTGAACAACCGGGAGCTATCAATCTCCTCCAGAGGGTCAAGCCCAACCGATTTGAAGATGTGGTAGCGACAACCAGTCTCAACCGACCAGGTGCCAGCGACTATATCGATAATTTTGTCAAACGCAAGCAAGGTCAGGAAGAGATTGATTTGCTGGATTCGTCCATTGCAAACATTCTCCGACCAACCTATGGTATTATGCTCTACCAGGAGCAGGTCATGCAGATAGCCCAGGTTTATGCTGGGTTTACTCTGGGGAAAGCTGATTTGCTCCGCAGGGCCATGTCCAAGAAAAAGGCAGAGGAGATGCAGGCCATGGAGGCGGCTTTTCTGGCAGGAGCGCTAGCCAATGGACATGAGGAAACCAAGGCCAAGAAGATTTTTGCCATGATGGCCAAGTTTGCAGGTTATGGATTTAACCGCAGTCATGCCTACGCCTATTCGGCCCTGGCCTTCCAAATGGCCTATTTCAAGACCCATTATCCGGACATCTTCTTTGATGTCATGCTGAATTTCTCTAGCAGTACCTATATCACGGATGCCCTGCAATTTGACTTTCAGGTGGCTAGGTTGTCGATGAACACCATTCCCTACTATGACAAGTTCGACAAGTCCAAGATTTATCTAGGCTTGAAAAATATCAAGGGTCTGCCCAAGGATTTCTCCCTCTGGTTGATTGAAAACCGTCCCTACAAGTCGGTCGAAGATTTTATCTTGAAACTGCCTGCCCAGTATAAAAAGAAGGACTTGCTGACTCCGCTCATTCACATCGGTTTATTTGATGAATTTGAGTCCAATCGCAAGAAGATAGTAGAAAATCTGGACAATCTCTTTGTCTTTGCAGATGCTTTTGGTAGCTTTTTTGCGGAGGAGACCTATAGCTGGCTCCAGTCGGACGACTTTAATGGTAGTGAAAAATACCAACTGGAACAGGCCGTGCTAGGTATCGGTATCAGTCCTCATCCTCTGATTAAGCTCCGACAGGAGACCCAGCGTCCTGTGACCGATTTAGGCGATTTGGTGGCTGGAAATCGGGTGACCATCCTGATACAAGTTCAGTCTATCCGCCGGATTCGGACCAAGAAATCGGGTCAGCCCATGGCCTTTCTACAAGTGACCGATATGAAAGATAAATCGGAAGTCACGGTCTTTCCGGAACTCTACCAACAGACAGGGCAGTTCTTGAAGGAAGGGGATATCCTCTACGTAACTGGCAAGGTCCAGGAAAGGGAGGGACAGTTACAACTGGTGGCTGACAAGTTAGAAATAGTCAGTCTGGAAAAGCTGTGGATTTTACTGGAAAACCGGGAGCATGACCATGCAGTTGCTCGAATTTTAGCCAAATATAAGGGATCAATTCCTGTCGTTCTGCATTACCAAGACAGCAATCAGACCATTCAGGTAGACCAGTTTCAAGTGATGAAAACGCCTCAATTAGAGCAAGAGTTGGCTGAATTTGCTATGAAAACGGTTTTTCGTTGA
- a CDS encoding TVP38/TMEM64 family protein, which translates to MYKFSQKAIQVLSVLTLIGTAVFLFWLYKIGILNDQNVLSHFIKSQGALGSLSFLLLQIIQVVFPIIPGGVTTVVGFLVFDFWWGFLLNYIGIFVGGIILFWLARRYGKKFCLLFMSEETFYKYESKIDNKRGYEIFFILCMLSPISPADIVVMITGLTSMSYRKFILITFLCRPVSIVAYSYFWIYGSQWLNHLLG; encoded by the coding sequence ATGTACAAATTCTCTCAAAAAGCCATCCAGGTCCTAAGCGTTCTAACCTTGATTGGAACGGCTGTTTTCCTCTTTTGGCTCTATAAAATCGGGATTCTAAATGACCAAAATGTCCTCAGTCACTTCATCAAGAGTCAAGGGGCACTGGGTAGTCTGTCCTTTTTATTGCTACAAATCATTCAGGTTGTTTTCCCTATTATTCCCGGGGGCGTTACTACTGTTGTTGGCTTTTTAGTATTTGATTTTTGGTGGGGATTTTTGCTCAATTACATTGGTATTTTTGTCGGCGGTATTATCCTCTTCTGGTTGGCCAGACGCTACGGCAAAAAATTCTGCCTGCTCTTTATGTCTGAAGAAACCTTCTACAAATATGAAAGCAAGATTGACAACAAGCGCGGTTACGAGATATTCTTTATCCTCTGTATGCTATCGCCCATTTCGCCTGCGGATATCGTTGTCATGATTACAGGATTGACCAGTATGAGCTACCGAAAATTCATTCTCATCACCTTCCTCTGCCGTCCGGTTTCCATCGTTGCCTATAGTTATTTTTGGATTTACGGTAGCCAATGGCTAAATCATCTTCTTGGATAA